The Ostrinia nubilalis chromosome 17, ilOstNubi1.1, whole genome shotgun sequence genome contains a region encoding:
- the LOC135079740 gene encoding dihydropteridine reductase, translated as MASGRIVVYGGRGALGAACVNHFKSANWWVASVDLNPNDSADVNITVPKDASWVQQEEYVVNELGAALQGQKVNAVICVAGGWAGGNAAKDLSKQTDLMWRQSVWSSTISTTVAAKYLTPGGLLALTGAKAALEGTPGMIGYGLAKGAVHQLTKSLGAKDSGLPENSLAVAILPVTLDTEMNRKWMPKADFSSWTPLPFVAHLFDKWIKGEERPPSGSLVALVTKDNVTDLIVQ; from the coding sequence ATGGCCAGCGGAAGGATCGTAGTGTATGGAGGCCGTGGAGCGCTTGGAGCAGCTTGCGTTAACCACTTCAAATCTGCCAACTGGTGGGTGGCGAGCGTCGATTTGAACCCCAACGACAGCGCGGATGTTAACATCACCGTGCCCAAGGATGCTTCGTGGGTCCAGCAAGAGGAATACGTAGTGAACGAGCTCGGCGCCGCGTTGCAAGGTCAGAAAGTGAATGCTGTGATTTGCGTGGCCGGTGGCTGGGCCGGCGGCAACGCTGCCAAGGATCTGAGCAAACAGACTGACTTGATGTGGCGCCAGTCAGTATGGAGCTCCACCATTTCGACTACAGTCGCTGCCAAATACTTAACCCCTGGAGGCCTCTTAGCTTTAACTGGCGCTAAGGCTGCCTTAGAAGGAACGCCCGGTATGATCGGATACGGTCTAGCCAAAGGAGCTGTGCACCAACTCACAAAATCTCTTGGTGCTAAAGATTCTGGTCTTCCTGAGAACTCACTGGCCGTTGCCATCTTGCCAGTTACACTGGACACAGAGATGAACAGAAAATGGATGCCAAAAGCTGATTTCAGTTCGTGGACACCTCTGCCCTTCGTGGCTCACCTGTTCGACAAGTGGATCAAGGGTGAAGAGCGGCCCCCAAGTGGTAGCTTGGTTGCCCTCGTCACAAAAGACAATGTCACCGATCTGATTGTCCAATAA
- the LOC135079741 gene encoding ninjurin-2 isoform X3 gives MKMAAILPAGLRNGVKGLDANRYATKKTVAQGMLDIALLTSNASQLKYVLQVGPKHEFYTLLVVLISISIVLQASAGVLAIVMTFLDVDRSETEKKISLWLYHTSVGLMTCVVFCDVIKMTFGLDPALSEKDLLNNITSNFYDWFVKSNKPN, from the exons GTCAAAGGTCTGGACGCCAACCGCTATGCAACGAAGAAGACAGTGGCGCAGGGCATGCTGGACATCGCCCTGCTGACCTCCAACGCGTCCCAGCTTAAGTACGTGCTCCAGGTCGGGCCCAAGCACGAGTTCTACACGCTCCTGGTGGTGCTCATATCCATCTCTATAGTGTTGCAG GCGAGCGCGGGTGTCTTGGCGATCGTGATGACGTTTTTGGACGTGGACAGGAGTGAGACTGAAAAGAAGATATCTCTCTGGCTCTACCACACCTCAGTCGGTCTCATGACCTGCGTGGTCTTTTGTGACGTCATCAAAATGACGTTCGGTCTTGACCCCGCGCTCTCTGAAAAAGATTTGTTGAACAACATCACGTCTAATTTTTATGATTGGTTCGTCAAGTCGAATAAGCCAAATTAG